The following coding sequences lie in one Spirosoma sp. KUDC1026 genomic window:
- the nspC gene encoding carboxynorspermidine decarboxylase, protein MQTTLVQHIHTIPSPCYVLEEANLRRNLELIDSVQKAAGVTIILALKGFSMFSAFPLVREYLSGATASSLNEIKLVNEYMNVKAHAYIPAYRDDEFDEVVERSSHLTFNSWSQWERYKDRVAGKPVSCGIRVNPQYSEVATDMYNPCVPGSRLGATRDQLPDQLPEGLEGIHFHTLCENDSFTLERTLNALEVRFGDLLHQVKWVNFGGGHLMTREGYNTEHLIGLLTAFREKYNVDVILEPGSAIAWQTGVLVSTVLDVLDSQGIQVAILDTSFAAHMPDTLEMPYKPRILGAYQEPVAGKHTYRLGGMTCLAGDFMGDYSFDNPLQPGDVIVFDDMIHYTMVKTTTFNGVNLPSIGIWQEDETFRLVRSYGYESFKDRLS, encoded by the coding sequence ATGCAAACTACCTTAGTACAACATATTCATACAATCCCCTCGCCCTGCTACGTCCTGGAAGAAGCGAATCTGCGCCGAAACCTTGAATTGATCGATTCAGTACAGAAAGCAGCGGGCGTTACCATTATCTTGGCCCTTAAAGGCTTTTCGATGTTCAGCGCATTTCCGCTAGTACGCGAGTACCTGAGCGGGGCAACGGCCAGTTCGCTGAACGAAATCAAACTCGTTAACGAGTACATGAACGTTAAGGCGCACGCGTATATACCAGCCTACCGCGATGATGAGTTCGACGAAGTGGTGGAACGTAGCAGCCACCTAACGTTCAACTCCTGGAGCCAGTGGGAACGGTACAAAGATCGTGTAGCCGGCAAACCCGTCTCCTGCGGGATTCGGGTTAACCCACAATATTCGGAAGTGGCTACCGATATGTACAACCCCTGCGTACCGGGTTCGCGACTGGGCGCCACCCGCGACCAATTGCCCGACCAACTCCCGGAAGGGCTGGAGGGCATTCATTTTCACACGCTCTGTGAGAATGATTCATTCACCCTGGAACGCACCCTCAACGCCCTCGAAGTTCGCTTTGGCGATCTGTTGCATCAGGTTAAATGGGTCAACTTCGGTGGTGGGCACCTGATGACTCGCGAAGGCTATAATACGGAGCATTTGATTGGCTTACTGACAGCCTTCCGCGAGAAATACAACGTCGATGTCATTCTGGAACCTGGCTCGGCTATTGCCTGGCAAACGGGCGTGCTCGTTTCGACGGTACTGGACGTACTGGACAGCCAGGGCATTCAGGTTGCCATTCTGGATACGTCCTTTGCGGCCCACATGCCCGATACTCTCGAGATGCCCTACAAACCGCGTATTCTGGGTGCTTATCAGGAACCCGTTGCCGGTAAACATACGTACCGCCTGGGTGGTATGACCTGTCTGGCGGGTGATTTTATGGGCGATTATTCCTTTGACAACCCACTTCAGCCGGGCGATGTCATCGTTTTCGACGACATGATTCATTACACCATGGTCAAGACCACAACCTTTAATGGGGTCAACCTTCCCAGTATTGGAATCTGGCAGGAAGATGAAACATTCCGGCTGGTTCGGTCGTATGGTTATGAGAGTTTTAAAGATCGGCTGAGTTAA
- a CDS encoding alpha/beta hydrolase → MTNTMSTSAQERPFKGEQDPQIFLEVRTFLQALNAGDGQPLETLSPADARQVLTGAQQSVEVDYAGITESEKTISQNGYQVTIHIVKPAGVRDGAPVFLFIHGGGWVLGDYPTHRRLVRDLVVASGAVAVFPDYTPSPEAQYPTAINEIYATLQWVAENGAEIGVDGSNLAVVGNSVGGNMSAVMALMAKRNNGPNLKLQVLLWPVTNADFDTESYNLFANGRFLTRNMMKWFWDNYLPDAAKRNELYASPLQATAEDLQGLPPALVQTAENDVLRDEGEAYARKLNEAGVPVTLTRYGGMIHDYGLLNPIASAPAVQTALLQAAAVIKKALQA, encoded by the coding sequence ATGACTAACACCATGAGCACCAGCGCCCAGGAGCGACCTTTCAAAGGCGAGCAGGACCCCCAGATTTTTTTGGAAGTCAGAACGTTTTTACAGGCTTTGAACGCGGGTGATGGCCAGCCGCTGGAAACGTTGAGTCCTGCCGATGCCCGGCAGGTGCTGACCGGTGCCCAACAATCGGTTGAGGTCGATTACGCCGGCATCACTGAAAGCGAAAAAACAATTTCCCAGAACGGCTACCAGGTAACTATTCACATCGTCAAGCCCGCAGGGGTCCGGGATGGAGCACCGGTTTTCCTTTTCATTCACGGTGGGGGCTGGGTGTTGGGCGATTATCCGACGCACCGCAGACTTGTGCGCGATCTGGTCGTGGCCAGCGGTGCCGTAGCCGTGTTCCCTGATTACACGCCGTCGCCCGAAGCCCAGTACCCAACCGCCATCAACGAAATTTATGCTACCCTGCAGTGGGTCGCCGAAAATGGAGCAGAAATTGGCGTAGACGGCAGTAATCTGGCCGTAGTGGGCAACAGTGTCGGCGGTAATATGTCGGCGGTCATGGCCCTGATGGCCAAGCGTAACAACGGTCCCAATCTTAAACTGCAAGTATTGCTGTGGCCGGTTACAAATGCCGATTTCGATACCGAATCCTACAATCTGTTTGCCAACGGTCGGTTCCTGACCAGGAACATGATGAAGTGGTTCTGGGACAACTACCTGCCCGATGCCGCCAAACGAAACGAACTATACGCATCGCCCCTCCAGGCGACTGCCGAAGACCTGCAGGGCCTGCCACCAGCTCTGGTGCAGACTGCCGAAAACGACGTGCTGCGGGATGAAGGCGAAGCCTACGCCCGCAAATTGAATGAAGCTGGCGTGCCGGTAACGCTCACCCGCTATGGCGGTATGATCCACGACTATGGTCTGCTGAACCCCATTGCCAGTGCACCAGCCGTACAAACCGCCCTGTTGCAGGCGGCTGCGGTGATCAAAAAGGCGTTGCAGGCGTAA
- a CDS encoding UDP-glucose dehydrogenase family protein has translation MKLAVVGTGYVGLVTGTCFAETGNQVTCVDIDERKVEKLKNGVIPIYEPGLDTLFHRNVEEGRLLFTTSLEEGIKGAEVIFLALPTPPGEDGSADLKYILKVASDLGPIMEQYAVIVDKSTVPVGTAEKVHAHIADNAKVDFDVVSNPEFLREGVAVEDFMKPDRVVIGTKSERAKGVMNRLYAPLVRQGNPIIFMDERSAEMTKYAANAFLATKITFMNEIANLCERAGANVDDIRRGIGTDSRIGKRFLFAGIGYGGSCFPKDVQALAKTAKDFDYDFKVLKSVMEVNYEQKTKLVPQILNHFGGDLKGKTIAVWGLAFKPYTDDIREAPALDNIKALVDAGAKVTVYDPEAMDNVRNQIGNIVTYAHTQYAALDDADALVIVTEWPLFRTPDFDKMNLLLKNKVIFDGRNVYETEHMRDQGYTYYSVGRETILAPVEQKV, from the coding sequence ATGAAATTGGCAGTCGTTGGGACCGGATACGTGGGTCTCGTTACGGGTACCTGTTTTGCCGAAACCGGTAATCAGGTGACGTGCGTTGATATTGATGAGCGGAAAGTTGAAAAACTTAAGAATGGTGTTATCCCTATCTATGAACCAGGTCTGGATACACTGTTTCACCGGAACGTTGAAGAAGGGCGGCTGCTGTTCACAACCAGCCTCGAAGAAGGTATAAAAGGAGCCGAAGTGATCTTCCTGGCGCTGCCAACCCCTCCGGGCGAAGACGGTTCGGCCGATTTGAAGTATATCCTGAAAGTCGCCAGCGACCTGGGTCCAATCATGGAGCAGTACGCCGTGATTGTTGACAAGAGTACGGTTCCGGTTGGAACGGCCGAAAAGGTGCACGCGCACATCGCCGACAACGCGAAAGTTGATTTCGACGTAGTGTCTAACCCCGAGTTTCTGCGGGAAGGTGTTGCCGTCGAAGACTTCATGAAGCCCGACCGCGTAGTTATCGGTACGAAATCCGAGCGGGCGAAAGGCGTTATGAACCGGCTGTATGCTCCGCTGGTGCGCCAGGGTAACCCGATCATCTTCATGGATGAGCGTTCGGCCGAAATGACCAAATACGCAGCCAACGCGTTCCTGGCGACGAAAATTACGTTCATGAACGAGATCGCTAACCTGTGTGAGCGGGCGGGGGCTAACGTGGACGACATTCGTCGGGGTATCGGAACCGACAGCCGGATTGGCAAACGCTTCCTGTTTGCCGGAATCGGCTACGGGGGCAGCTGCTTCCCGAAAGATGTGCAGGCGCTGGCCAAAACAGCCAAGGATTTCGATTACGATTTCAAAGTGCTGAAATCGGTGATGGAGGTTAACTACGAACAGAAAACAAAACTGGTTCCGCAGATACTGAACCATTTCGGTGGTGATCTGAAAGGTAAAACCATTGCTGTCTGGGGGCTGGCCTTCAAACCTTATACCGACGATATCCGGGAAGCACCGGCACTGGATAACATCAAGGCGCTGGTCGATGCGGGGGCGAAAGTAACGGTGTACGACCCTGAAGCGATGGACAACGTACGCAATCAGATCGGAAACATCGTTACGTATGCACACACGCAGTACGCGGCTCTGGATGATGCAGATGCGCTGGTTATTGTGACGGAATGGCCGCTGTTCCGCACGCCGGACTTTGACAAAATGAATCTGTTGCTGAAAAATAAAGTGATCTTCGACGGCCGCAACGTGTACGAAACTGAGCACATGCGCGATCAGGGATACACGTATTACAGCGTAGGGCGCGAGACTATTCTGGCTCCAGTAGAACAAAAAGTTTAG
- the pgeF gene encoding peptidoglycan editing factor PgeF, with protein sequence MPQTIELTASYVRPAIFSLFPELVGAESTRHGGVSPEPFSSLNLGINTADDIANVDENRRRFLSAIGAEEFGFTSSYQVHGLEILLATEAGRYEGYDALVTNQPGLLVGVTVADCVPILVYDSEKRVVAAVHAGWKGTTGKLVAKTISLMKDLFGTNPEACYAYIGTCIDECSFEVGPEVADLFEPAFRRAQLGTVKSYVDLKAANRQLLLNAGVPAAHIEVSSYSTVLNNDSFFSHRAEHGQTGRMLAVIGVKK encoded by the coding sequence ATGCCGCAGACTATCGAATTAACTGCTTCTTATGTAAGGCCCGCTATTTTTTCGCTGTTTCCGGAGCTGGTCGGGGCCGAAAGCACCCGGCATGGAGGAGTGAGTCCTGAGCCGTTCTCTTCGCTTAACCTGGGAATCAATACTGCTGACGATATAGCGAATGTAGATGAAAACCGCCGACGCTTCCTGTCGGCTATTGGTGCCGAAGAGTTTGGATTTACCTCGTCGTATCAGGTGCACGGGCTGGAAATTCTGCTGGCCACCGAAGCTGGACGTTATGAAGGTTACGACGCCTTGGTGACTAACCAGCCGGGCCTGCTAGTGGGAGTGACGGTTGCCGACTGTGTACCTATATTGGTATATGACTCGGAGAAGCGGGTGGTAGCGGCTGTTCATGCTGGCTGGAAAGGCACAACAGGAAAACTGGTCGCAAAAACGATAAGCCTTATGAAAGACCTGTTCGGAACAAACCCCGAAGCTTGCTACGCCTATATCGGGACCTGCATTGACGAATGTTCGTTTGAAGTAGGCCCCGAGGTCGCCGATTTATTCGAGCCTGCCTTCCGCCGGGCGCAGTTGGGGACGGTTAAAAGCTACGTTGATCTGAAAGCGGCTAATCGGCAACTGCTTCTGAATGCGGGCGTACCGGCCGCGCACATTGAGGTATCGAGTTATTCGACCGTGTTAAACAACGACTCCTTTTTTTCGCACCGCGCCGAGCACGGCCAAACAGGACGAATGCTGGCAGTCATTGGCGTAAAGAAATAA
- a CDS encoding Crp/Fnr family transcriptional regulator, with protein sequence MFTSLIRYIQERSTSPLTKNDIGLIEEAFIPKQLRKRQFLLQEGEVCKYIAFIVKGATRQYTVDERGYEHVLNLCIENWWTSDRESFHKEVPSIYNIDAWEQTELLLLPKTNDYYERVNNIPAFNEMRIKLDDNQHMAAQKRLHASINYTADVRYEELMRLYPEFLQRFPQHLIASYLGITKETLSRIRHQAVRKQG encoded by the coding sequence ATGTTTACCTCTCTCATCCGATACATTCAGGAGCGATCGACCAGCCCCCTCACTAAAAACGATATCGGCCTAATCGAAGAAGCATTCATACCTAAACAATTACGAAAACGACAGTTTCTGCTTCAGGAGGGTGAAGTCTGCAAATACATCGCCTTTATCGTAAAAGGTGCTACGCGCCAGTATACCGTTGACGAAAGAGGGTATGAACACGTCCTGAATCTGTGCATTGAAAACTGGTGGACATCTGACCGGGAAAGCTTTCACAAGGAGGTACCCTCTATCTACAACATCGATGCCTGGGAGCAGACTGAATTACTGCTTCTACCGAAAACGAATGACTATTACGAGCGGGTCAACAACATACCAGCCTTTAACGAAATGCGGATAAAACTGGATGACAATCAGCATATGGCCGCTCAGAAGCGATTACATGCGTCGATTAACTACACGGCCGACGTCCGCTACGAAGAACTGATGCGGTTGTATCCTGAGTTTTTGCAGCGGTTTCCCCAGCATCTCATAGCCTCCTATCTGGGTATTACGAAAGAGACGCTTAGTCGCATTCGGCACCAGGCAGTGAGAAAACAAGGATAG
- a CDS encoding UDP-glucuronic acid decarboxylase family protein, translated as MKRILITGGAGFLGSHLCDRFIKEGYHVIAMDNLITGDIRNIEHLFHLPNFEFYHHDVSKFIHVPGELDYILHFASPASPIDYLKIPIQTLKVGSLGIHNCLGLARVKGARVLIASTSEVYGDPTVHPQPEEYWGNVNPVGPRGVYDEAKRFQEAITMAYHTYHGLETRIVRIFNTYGPRMRLNDGRVLPAFIGQALRGEDLTVFGDGSQTRSFCYVDDLVEGIYRLLLSDYPHPVNIGNPSEITIKEFGEEIIKLTGTSQKLVLKDLPKDDPKQRQPDITKAKAILGWEPQVPRAEGLRITYEYFKSLPEEELYRAAYHREFVKK; from the coding sequence ATGAAGCGTATTTTAATCACGGGCGGAGCCGGATTTCTTGGATCGCACCTCTGCGACCGATTTATTAAGGAAGGCTACCATGTTATTGCTATGGATAACCTCATTACGGGGGACATCCGCAATATTGAGCACCTGTTCCATCTGCCTAATTTCGAGTTTTATCACCATGATGTGTCCAAGTTCATCCACGTACCGGGCGAACTGGATTACATTCTGCACTTTGCCTCTCCGGCCAGCCCAATCGACTACCTGAAAATCCCGATCCAGACCCTGAAAGTTGGTTCGCTGGGGATTCACAATTGTCTGGGCCTTGCCCGGGTGAAAGGCGCCCGCGTGCTGATTGCCTCTACGTCGGAGGTGTATGGTGACCCAACGGTCCACCCACAGCCCGAAGAGTATTGGGGGAACGTTAACCCAGTCGGCCCACGGGGTGTGTACGACGAAGCCAAACGTTTCCAGGAAGCGATCACGATGGCGTATCATACGTATCATGGACTGGAAACCCGTATCGTACGGATTTTTAACACGTACGGTCCCCGTATGCGCCTGAACGATGGCCGGGTACTACCAGCCTTCATTGGACAGGCGTTGCGCGGTGAAGACCTGACGGTATTCGGTGATGGTAGTCAGACTCGTTCGTTCTGCTACGTCGACGATCTGGTTGAAGGAATTTACCGCCTGTTGCTGAGCGATTACCCGCACCCTGTTAACATCGGTAACCCCTCGGAAATTACGATTAAGGAATTTGGTGAAGAGATCATCAAACTGACTGGAACGTCGCAGAAGCTGGTTCTCAAAGATCTTCCCAAGGACGATCCAAAACAGCGCCAGCCTGATATTACAAAAGCGAAAGCTATTCTGGGCTGGGAGCCACAGGTTCCCCGCGCTGAAGGATTGCGGATTACGTACGAATACTTCAAGAGCCTGCCGGAAGAGGAATTGTACCGGGCGGCTTACCACCGGGAGTTCGTTAAGAAATAA
- a CDS encoding nuclear transport factor 2 family protein — translation MDTQLINRLQDTHLAIWNEKDRTRRDAMMPAIYAADIRMYDKDFTLTGTEAISDFIDKLFADDANFTFKAETAIVNTQHGARLFWTIQTGPQPNVLTGMDFFIVENEKIAHLFVFMDPQ, via the coding sequence ATGGATACCCAATTAATCAACCGTTTACAGGATACCCACCTGGCTATCTGGAACGAAAAAGATCGTACCAGGCGCGACGCGATGATGCCCGCTATCTACGCAGCGGATATCAGGATGTACGATAAGGATTTCACCCTCACCGGTACTGAGGCCATCTCTGATTTTATCGACAAACTGTTTGCCGACGACGCCAACTTTACGTTCAAGGCCGAAACGGCTATCGTCAATACGCAGCATGGTGCCCGGCTATTCTGGACTATCCAGACCGGCCCTCAACCCAATGTGCTGACCGGTATGGATTTTTTCATCGTTGAAAACGAGAAAATAGCGCATCTGTTCGTGTTTATGGATCCTCAATAA
- a CDS encoding S8 family peptidase, producing the protein MAQSPTQNYILLPKTDMRFSAESLATSTRQAFSRLTVDTHLDDVLDGDLSSQAVVLDTTRHSGAKLVRVAADELPDLRAQLPGVRIVPEVFYYPQRWMQEVRNKVKPLQGQARVTVKLLLNDAKTGNPIADAVVVAFTNFEQREGEQATSNAQGVVQFRNIGNRTLDQIYIYPKAGHWSFWKQNLAIKTNDIITLQPVKLDYRDAKTFFYPPAVTGQPAGKGVRVGVIDTGVGPHPDLTVAGGLSTVTGEDSSNFADVDEHGTHVAGIIAAHGTSPTGVRGAAPEVELYAYRVFSQNNPGASNFAIIKAIEQAVADGCDIINMSLGGGPSDDATEDAISFAHENGTICFVATGNDGRQPVSFPASYSLSLAVGAMGRKGTFPANTTDAPNVQAPFGTDRKNFVAAFSNIGPEVDFIAPGVGIISSVPGGYAPMSGTSMACPLAAGVAARLLSASPNVLAQPRSAARAEAMIRLLAEHVQSMGFGSTFEGTGMLLV; encoded by the coding sequence ATGGCCCAGTCTCCCACTCAGAATTACATTCTGTTGCCCAAAACAGACATGCGCTTTTCGGCCGAATCGCTTGCCACCTCTACCCGGCAGGCATTCTCCCGACTGACAGTAGATACTCATCTGGACGACGTACTCGACGGCGACCTTAGCTCGCAGGCCGTCGTTCTCGACACTACCCGCCATAGCGGGGCCAAACTGGTCCGGGTTGCGGCCGATGAATTACCTGATCTGCGCGCCCAGCTGCCGGGTGTACGTATCGTTCCCGAAGTATTTTATTACCCGCAGCGCTGGATGCAGGAGGTACGTAATAAGGTTAAGCCCCTGCAGGGACAGGCGCGAGTCACCGTAAAGCTTCTGCTGAACGATGCAAAAACCGGAAATCCAATTGCAGATGCTGTTGTGGTAGCCTTCACGAATTTTGAGCAGCGGGAAGGCGAACAGGCGACGTCCAATGCTCAGGGCGTAGTGCAATTCAGAAACATCGGCAACCGTACCCTCGACCAGATCTATATCTACCCCAAAGCCGGGCACTGGAGTTTCTGGAAACAGAATCTGGCTATTAAAACGAACGATATCATTACGCTTCAGCCGGTCAAGCTCGATTATAGAGACGCCAAGACGTTCTTCTACCCACCCGCGGTAACAGGACAGCCGGCTGGCAAAGGCGTTCGGGTTGGTGTAATCGATACGGGTGTAGGACCGCACCCTGATCTCACCGTTGCGGGTGGGCTCAGCACCGTAACCGGTGAAGATTCCAGCAATTTTGCCGACGTTGACGAGCACGGTACCCACGTCGCGGGTATCATTGCCGCCCACGGTACGTCCCCAACGGGAGTTCGCGGGGCAGCGCCCGAGGTAGAGCTTTACGCTTACCGGGTATTCAGCCAGAATAATCCGGGGGCCTCGAACTTTGCCATTATTAAGGCGATTGAGCAGGCCGTGGCCGACGGTTGCGACATCATCAACATGAGCCTCGGCGGTGGGCCGAGCGATGATGCCACTGAAGACGCCATCAGTTTTGCGCACGAAAACGGAACCATCTGCTTCGTAGCTACGGGCAACGACGGTCGCCAGCCGGTTAGTTTCCCCGCTTCGTACTCGCTCTCCCTAGCGGTCGGTGCCATGGGTCGAAAAGGAACATTTCCGGCAAATACAACGGATGCGCCCAACGTACAGGCTCCATTCGGGACTGACCGAAAAAACTTCGTGGCTGCCTTTTCGAATATTGGCCCTGAAGTGGACTTTATCGCACCGGGTGTAGGCATCATTTCGTCGGTACCGGGCGGGTATGCCCCCATGAGCGGTACGTCGATGGCCTGTCCACTGGCAGCGGGAGTTGCCGCCCGGCTGTTGTCGGCCTCCCCCAATGTACTGGCGCAGCCCCGTAGCGCAGCCCGCGCTGAAGCCATGATTCGGTTACTGGCTGAACACGTACAATCGATGGGCTTCGGCTCAACCTTTGAAGGCACTGGAATGTTGTTAGTCTAA
- a CDS encoding NADPH-dependent F420 reductase: protein MDHIIGIIGAGHIGRGLAIHLVKTTFPVLIANSREPESLNELVASIGGSLKATGLQEIIAQADILFIAIPWSQLPELAGELKKYSGKIIVDATNNIVSFNPFVLADTAGKTTGEYVAALFPAQRVVKAFNTLAAAILTQPGSGDAGRTVIFISGDDSDAKREVASLIEVMSFEPIDIGTLKEGGKLQDAGGALSGIELIRIKN, encoded by the coding sequence ATGGACCACATTATCGGCATTATCGGAGCAGGGCACATTGGACGCGGCCTGGCCATCCATCTGGTCAAAACAACCTTCCCGGTGTTGATCGCCAACAGTCGGGAGCCGGAGTCGCTGAACGAACTGGTCGCTTCAATCGGCGGGTCTTTGAAGGCCACCGGGCTGCAGGAAATCATTGCGCAGGCCGACATTCTGTTTATCGCCATTCCCTGGTCACAGCTGCCCGAATTGGCCGGTGAACTGAAAAAGTATAGCGGAAAGATCATCGTTGACGCTACCAACAATATCGTTTCTTTCAACCCGTTTGTTCTGGCCGATACGGCGGGTAAAACAACAGGAGAGTATGTGGCCGCTTTATTCCCGGCCCAGCGAGTGGTAAAAGCGTTCAACACTCTGGCGGCTGCTATACTTACCCAGCCAGGGTCGGGCGACGCCGGGCGTACGGTCATTTTTATCAGCGGTGACGATAGCGATGCGAAGCGGGAAGTGGCCAGCCTTATCGAAGTCATGAGTTTTGAACCGATCGACATCGGCACATTGAAGGAAGGCGGTAAACTACAGGACGCTGGTGGGGCTTTGTCCGGAATTGAACTGATCCGGATAAAAAACTAA
- a CDS encoding right-handed parallel beta-helix repeat-containing protein codes for MILAFIFLFISASPSVVDNTKTLQQLLNKNAGKTLTLPAGTFNVSTLNVSKQTKLTIGPKTILRGLPTTTALPVLQLQAGVTLTGTGVVDGNRKVRTKGMGVLASQANNLIINGLRIKEVAEQGIHVVKSKGVILRNMVVTGCGAKGIDQFQGIHLVISQNVQVANCRVENAQHGIQWWGDDTNGFCENIAIRNNIVRKVDGGGIWGYKGRKITVTTNNVAVCGDVGIDFENSFNSIAIGNVVRDCKNHGLATFFASENIKFVNNRVVQGAAYGNGIGLCAEGLSKNISFIGGSISTKGPDACGLATVGSGIVQDVLVQGMRIVTEGKNGVPIRVLENNRFRIINNPLLSGISPIGVSLEGSSGSEVSGNTIVHAGTDGSGLNERGGVFMYYRSAQFPSKNNRVTNNTIRGFKTGINDDCWGDVNSNNVIEQNVTPNVVHRQSNGTWGGKAQQNVTAARVAAPVQVKQ; via the coding sequence ATGATACTAGCCTTCATTTTTCTGTTTATTTCTGCTTCTCCAAGCGTTGTTGATAATACGAAAACGCTGCAGCAACTGCTCAATAAAAATGCGGGTAAGACGCTGACGCTGCCAGCAGGCACGTTTAACGTAAGTACGCTGAACGTATCTAAACAGACAAAGCTGACCATTGGTCCCAAAACGATTCTGCGTGGCTTACCGACAACTACAGCGCTACCCGTACTTCAGCTACAGGCAGGCGTTACGCTGACGGGAACGGGCGTCGTTGATGGCAATCGAAAAGTACGGACTAAAGGCATGGGCGTTCTAGCCAGCCAGGCCAATAACCTAATCATCAACGGACTTCGCATTAAGGAAGTTGCCGAACAGGGAATCCACGTCGTCAAATCCAAAGGGGTTATTCTGCGCAATATGGTCGTTACCGGCTGCGGAGCAAAGGGAATCGATCAGTTCCAGGGAATCCACCTGGTTATTTCCCAGAACGTGCAGGTTGCCAATTGCCGGGTCGAGAATGCTCAGCACGGTATTCAATGGTGGGGTGATGACACGAACGGATTCTGCGAAAATATAGCGATCCGTAATAATATCGTTCGTAAGGTCGACGGCGGTGGAATCTGGGGCTACAAAGGCAGAAAGATTACTGTAACGACCAACAACGTGGCGGTGTGCGGAGATGTGGGCATTGATTTCGAAAACTCGTTCAACTCAATTGCCATAGGCAACGTTGTTCGAGATTGTAAGAATCATGGCCTGGCCACTTTTTTCGCCAGCGAGAATATCAAATTCGTCAACAACAGAGTGGTTCAGGGCGCAGCCTACGGTAATGGCATTGGTCTCTGTGCCGAAGGGCTCAGCAAAAACATTTCGTTCATTGGCGGCAGCATCAGCACCAAAGGTCCCGATGCCTGTGGGCTTGCTACGGTCGGATCAGGTATTGTTCAGGACGTTCTGGTACAGGGGATGCGCATTGTTACAGAAGGAAAGAATGGCGTCCCTATTCGGGTTCTGGAAAACAACCGCTTCCGGATCATTAACAACCCGCTTCTGTCAGGCATCAGTCCCATAGGTGTTAGTCTGGAAGGGTCGAGCGGCAGCGAAGTTTCTGGTAATACAATTGTCCATGCAGGAACGGACGGCTCGGGGCTGAATGAGCGGGGGGGCGTTTTTATGTATTACCGCTCTGCGCAGTTTCCGTCCAAGAATAACCGCGTCACCAACAATACCATTCGCGGTTTTAAAACCGGAATAAACGATGACTGCTGGGGTGATGTCAATTCAAATAACGTTATTGAACAGAATGTGACACCCAACGTAGTTCATCGGCAGAGCAATGGTACCTGGGGCGGCAAAGCTCAACAGAACGTAACGGCTGCCCGCGTAGCCGCGCCTGTGCAGGTTAAACAGTAA
- a CDS encoding GlsB/YeaQ/YmgE family stress response membrane protein has product MGILVTILVGAIAGWLADLVFKRFSFSLLVEILLGIAGGFVGGWIFGAGGSFLDSVLTSFVGAVIILGIAALIKGARRTT; this is encoded by the coding sequence ATGGGAATCTTAGTAACAATACTGGTAGGGGCCATTGCCGGTTGGCTGGCTGATCTTGTTTTTAAACGGTTTTCATTTTCACTACTCGTCGAAATCCTGCTGGGTATCGCGGGTGGGTTTGTTGGCGGCTGGATCTTCGGTGCTGGCGGCAGTTTCCTGGATAGCGTACTGACATCCTTTGTCGGGGCGGTAATTATTCTGGGTATCGCAGCGCTGATCAAGGGAGCGCGCAGAACGACCTAG
- a CDS encoding GNAT family N-acetyltransferase has protein sequence MDIQHKDNGKMGVFYVEADGMTTAEMTYLWSGDRRIIIDHTGVSEALQGQHIGKQLVEAAVVFARQKQLRILPLCPFAKAMFDKTPEFQDVLF, from the coding sequence ATGGACATTCAGCACAAAGACAACGGGAAAATGGGGGTTTTTTACGTGGAAGCCGACGGCATGACAACGGCGGAAATGACGTACCTGTGGTCGGGCGACCGACGTATCATTATTGACCACACCGGCGTAAGCGAGGCCCTGCAAGGCCAACATATCGGCAAACAGCTGGTAGAGGCCGCCGTGGTATTTGCCCGGCAGAAGCAGCTGCGCATCCTGCCGCTATGTCCGTTTGCCAAAGCTATGTTTGACAAAACGCCTGAGTTTCAGGATGTGCTTTTTTGA